In one Caballeronia sp. M1242 genomic region, the following are encoded:
- a CDS encoding ATP-binding protein has protein sequence MPFMQNRRPWLRRLWYAALITLAVAPPLGAVGYMLYSGLLARQPHGMVVPYEGLYWDAAQFQIAYERFESQVLLFRSGIDEDADAVRDSYARLRARLDIVSDATRTPEGHDAMHNRQQEILRQLHTALDSIEGDVSRLTVRQSRALRVIGVLRQNAPAVAELATGRRLMDAAERENIVRDFEAKRRYLLYGGILLGLLSAAATSLLLLNGYRRARLIEQQRAALSAEHQATRAARETAVAKDTFLGMISHELRTPLHAIVSSIELLGLNLRGEADRKIIQRLETGARHLEAQMRDLTDYARLGAGKLELRLAAFDPAELLDSIVDANLPAASAKGLELRGEYSGERGLLESDPHRVRQIVTNLVTNAIKYTDAGSIDVRFVRDKARLDISVTDTGPGIAREQLPLIFQEFTQLDSSSTRRFDGAGMGLAVVRGLVDLLGGSIDVSSEVGQGAAFRVSLPAVSVDEMPERRDDDAEASGLRKSRVLVIDDHESIRDSLIEMLTLLGYWAVGMPDVDSALAWLRANDADVILLDLHMPGKDGYSFANEYRSRIAPGASVPIIAVSAYVPELVDPTATVLFFDYLLKPVRFEVLKAAVHRAATARRRAA, from the coding sequence ATGCCATTCATGCAGAACCGGCGTCCGTGGCTGCGCCGCCTCTGGTATGCGGCGCTGATCACGCTCGCGGTCGCGCCGCCGCTCGGCGCGGTCGGCTATATGCTGTATTCCGGCCTGCTCGCCCGGCAGCCGCACGGCATGGTCGTGCCGTACGAGGGCTTGTACTGGGACGCCGCGCAGTTCCAGATTGCCTATGAGCGCTTCGAAAGCCAGGTGCTGCTGTTTCGTAGCGGCATCGACGAGGATGCCGACGCGGTCCGCGATTCGTATGCGCGCTTGAGGGCGCGGCTCGATATCGTCTCCGATGCCACGCGCACGCCCGAAGGTCACGACGCGATGCACAACCGTCAGCAGGAAATCTTGCGCCAGCTGCATACGGCGCTCGATTCCATCGAAGGCGACGTGAGTCGGCTGACGGTCAGGCAAAGCCGCGCGCTGCGGGTGATCGGCGTGCTGCGGCAAAACGCGCCCGCCGTCGCGGAACTGGCGACCGGCAGGCGGCTGATGGACGCCGCCGAGCGCGAGAACATCGTGCGCGACTTCGAGGCCAAGCGCCGCTATCTGCTTTATGGCGGCATTTTGCTCGGCTTGCTATCGGCAGCGGCGACATCGCTGCTTCTGCTCAACGGGTATCGGCGCGCGCGCCTGATCGAGCAGCAACGCGCCGCGCTCTCAGCCGAGCATCAGGCGACGCGGGCAGCGCGCGAAACCGCTGTCGCGAAAGACACGTTCCTCGGCATGATCAGCCACGAACTGCGCACGCCGCTGCACGCGATCGTCTCCTCGATCGAACTGCTCGGGCTGAATCTGCGCGGCGAGGCGGATCGCAAGATCATTCAGCGGCTCGAAACCGGCGCGCGTCATCTGGAAGCGCAGATGCGTGACCTGACCGATTACGCGCGCCTCGGCGCCGGCAAGCTCGAACTGCGCCTCGCCGCGTTCGATCCCGCCGAACTGCTCGACTCCATCGTCGATGCGAACCTGCCCGCCGCGTCCGCGAAGGGCCTCGAATTGCGCGGCGAATACAGCGGCGAGCGTGGGCTGCTCGAATCGGACCCGCATCGCGTGCGCCAGATCGTCACGAATCTCGTCACGAACGCGATCAAGTACACGGACGCCGGTTCCATCGACGTGCGCTTCGTGCGCGACAAGGCGCGGCTCGATATCTCGGTGACCGACACGGGGCCCGGCATCGCGCGGGAACAACTGCCGCTCATCTTCCAGGAATTCACTCAACTCGATTCGTCGAGCACGCGGCGTTTCGACGGCGCGGGGATGGGTCTCGCAGTCGTGCGAGGCTTGGTCGATCTGCTCGGCGGCAGCATCGACGTGTCGAGCGAGGTCGGGCAGGGCGCGGCGTTTCGCGTGAGCCTGCCGGCGGTGTCCGTCGACGAGATGCCCGAGCGCCGCGACGACGACGCCGAAGCCTCCGGCTTGCGCAAGTCGCGCGTGCTGGTGATAGACGATCACGAGTCGATCCGCGACTCGCTGATCGAGATGCTGACGCTTCTGGGTTACTGGGCCGTGGGCATGCCGGACGTCGACAGCGCGCTCGCGTGGCTGCGCGCCAACGACGCCGACGTAATCCTGCTCGACCTGCACATGCCCGGCAAGGACGGCTATTCGTTCGCCAACGAATACCGCTCGCGGATCGCGCCGGGCGCGAGCGTGCCGATCATCGCGGTGAGCGCGTACGTGCCCGAACTCGTCGACCCGACCGCGACGGTGCTCTTCTTCGACTATCTGCTAAAGCCGGTGCGCTTCGAGGTGCTGAAGGCGGCCGTGCATCGCGCGGCGACGGCGCGGCGGCGCGCTGCCTGA
- a CDS encoding SDR family NAD(P)-dependent oxidoreductase, whose amino-acid sequence MNQIDLAERTVVITGGARGIGLAVAERALASGANVALWDVDAERLQRTRAELASKHEQRIVSESVVELTDEASVDAAVQSTLAAHGKIDVLVNNAGITGGNGTTWELAPDVWRRVIDVNLIGPYLTCRAVVPHMLKNGYGRIVNVASIAGKEGNPNASHYSASKAGLIGLTKSLGKELAGKNILVNAVTPAAAKTEIFDSMSQQHIDYMLSKIPMNRFLMPEEAASLILWLSSEDCAFSTGAVFDLSGGRATY is encoded by the coding sequence ATGAACCAGATCGATCTGGCGGAACGCACCGTGGTCATCACCGGCGGGGCGCGGGGCATCGGCCTCGCGGTCGCCGAGCGGGCGCTGGCTTCGGGCGCGAACGTGGCGCTGTGGGATGTCGACGCCGAGCGGCTGCAGCGCACGCGCGCCGAACTCGCGTCGAAGCACGAGCAGCGCATCGTCAGCGAGTCGGTCGTCGAGCTGACCGATGAAGCGTCCGTCGATGCCGCCGTGCAATCGACGCTTGCCGCGCACGGCAAGATCGACGTGCTCGTGAACAACGCGGGCATCACCGGCGGCAACGGGACGACGTGGGAACTGGCGCCCGACGTGTGGCGCCGCGTGATCGACGTGAATCTGATCGGCCCGTATCTGACCTGCCGCGCCGTCGTGCCGCACATGCTGAAGAACGGCTACGGCCGCATCGTCAATGTCGCGTCGATCGCGGGCAAGGAAGGCAATCCAAACGCCTCGCACTACAGCGCGTCGAAGGCCGGACTGATCGGGCTGACGAAATCGCTCGGCAAGGAACTCGCGGGCAAGAACATTCTTGTGAATGCCGTCACGCCCGCCGCCGCGAAGACCGAAATCTTCGATTCGATGTCGCAGCAGCACATCGACTACATGCTCTCCAAGATCCCGATGAACCGCTTCCTCATGCCGGAAGAAGCGGCGTCGCTCATTCTGTGGCTCTCGTCCGAGGACTGCGCATTCAGCACGGGCGCGGTGTTCGACCTGTCGGGCGGACGCGCGACTTACTGA
- a CDS encoding DMT family transporter encodes MATLEGKARYAVATDNAGAGIAIMILTTAAFAASDSTVKLIGAAVPVVALLWVRYLFQMIVLGVWQARRGAFGLFRTFHTGSLKLQIVRALLLLTNSACTFAALRYLPLPVTTSLAMLAPLISTLLAALVLKDQVSRGKWAMVVLGFIGMLLIVRPGGSDFTWSVILPIGSATSFACFQVVSSHLSRVDDAITTNFLTALVATVVLCALVWADQARLLPELAHVGAGSWLLVAFMATMATGGQLLMLQALRRAPLAVLMPFSYAQLAFASCFSWLLFGQVPDVWMTAGMCVIAASGIGTVLMHNRK; translated from the coding sequence ATGGCGACCTTAGAGGGCAAAGCACGGTACGCGGTAGCGACGGACAACGCCGGTGCCGGCATCGCGATCATGATTCTGACCACGGCGGCCTTCGCGGCGAGCGATTCCACGGTCAAGCTGATCGGCGCTGCGGTCCCGGTCGTCGCGCTGCTGTGGGTGCGCTATCTGTTTCAGATGATCGTGCTTGGCGTCTGGCAGGCGCGACGCGGCGCGTTCGGCCTCTTTCGCACCTTCCACACCGGCAGTCTCAAACTGCAAATCGTCCGCGCGCTGCTGCTGCTGACGAACTCGGCATGCACGTTTGCCGCCCTGCGCTACTTGCCGCTTCCCGTCACCACGTCCCTTGCGATGCTTGCGCCGCTGATCTCGACGCTGCTCGCCGCGCTCGTCCTGAAGGACCAAGTCTCGCGCGGCAAATGGGCGATGGTCGTGCTCGGTTTCATCGGCATGTTGTTGATCGTGCGGCCGGGCGGCAGCGATTTCACCTGGTCGGTGATCTTGCCGATCGGTTCGGCGACGAGCTTCGCGTGCTTCCAGGTGGTATCGAGCCACCTGTCGCGCGTAGACGACGCCATCACGACGAATTTCCTGACCGCGCTCGTCGCGACGGTCGTGCTGTGCGCGCTGGTCTGGGCCGATCAGGCGCGGCTGCTGCCTGAACTTGCGCACGTCGGCGCCGGCAGTTGGCTGCTCGTCGCGTTCATGGCGACGATGGCAACCGGCGGCCAATTGCTGATGCTTCAGGCCTTGCGGCGCGCGCCGCTCGCGGTGCTCATGCCCTTCTCGTACGCTCAGCTCGCGTTCGCGTCGTGCTTTAGCTGGCTGCTGTTCGGACAAGTGCCCGACGTGTGGATGACGGCCGGCATGTGCGTGATTGCCGCGAGCGGAATCGGCACGGTGCTCATGCACAACCGCAAATAA
- a CDS encoding phasin family protein: MSSLAPETFLATQRAGLDATFGFATQAVQGFEKLIDLNVRTLRTALSEQQEFIGKSFSVRDIQEFFAVQNARMQANAQRAQAYWQNVNEIATGVRGAYMQATQDQLEKSQRNAQAIVESLVTSAPLGSEAVVSAWKSVIDSATQSANSAYEAARTSTRQVVEAAQTEASATATASLPTPPAVRVVSNKPAGTKK; this comes from the coding sequence ATGAGCAGTCTTGCGCCAGAAACCTTTCTCGCGACCCAGCGGGCCGGCTTGGATGCCACCTTCGGATTCGCCACTCAGGCGGTTCAGGGCTTCGAAAAATTAATCGATCTGAACGTTCGCACATTGCGGACCGCTCTCTCGGAGCAGCAGGAATTCATCGGCAAGAGCTTCTCCGTCCGCGATATTCAGGAGTTCTTCGCCGTTCAGAACGCCCGCATGCAAGCGAACGCGCAGCGCGCGCAAGCCTATTGGCAGAACGTCAACGAAATCGCTACCGGCGTGCGCGGCGCCTATATGCAAGCGACGCAGGACCAGTTGGAGAAGTCGCAGCGCAATGCGCAGGCGATCGTCGAAAGCCTCGTCACGAGCGCGCCGCTCGGCAGCGAGGCGGTCGTGTCGGCGTGGAAATCCGTCATCGACTCGGCCACGCAGTCGGCGAACTCGGCCTACGAAGCGGCGCGCACTTCGACGCGCCAGGTCGTGGAAGCCGCGCAGACCGAGGCGAGCGCCACCGCTACCGCCAGTTTGCCGACGCCGCCCGCCGTGCGCGTCGTCTCGAACAAGCCGGCCGGCACGAAGAAGTAA
- a CDS encoding glutathione S-transferase family protein produces the protein MLTVHHLNNSRSQRVLWMLEELGVPYEMKRYERDPKTMLAPPELRAVHPLGKSPVVTDGALVIAESGAIIEYLLDRYGEGRFAPPHGAAPERVRYNYWMHYAEGSAMPPLLLKVVASRIGKAKMPFFARPIARRIGETLQRGFIDPQLKLHFGYIESELAKSPWFAGDTFSAADVQMSFPLEAGSQRTGAKDWPHIRAFLERIHARPAYRRALERGGRYDYAG, from the coding sequence ATGCTCACCGTCCATCACCTGAACAACTCCCGCTCGCAACGCGTGCTGTGGATGCTCGAAGAACTCGGCGTCCCCTACGAGATGAAGCGCTACGAGCGCGATCCAAAGACGATGCTCGCGCCGCCCGAACTCCGCGCCGTGCATCCGCTCGGCAAGTCGCCGGTCGTCACGGATGGCGCGCTCGTCATCGCGGAGTCGGGCGCGATCATCGAATATCTGCTGGACCGCTACGGCGAAGGGCGATTCGCGCCGCCGCACGGGGCGGCGCCTGAGCGCGTGCGCTACAACTACTGGATGCATTACGCGGAAGGCTCGGCCATGCCGCCGCTTCTGCTCAAGGTCGTGGCGTCGCGAATCGGCAAGGCGAAGATGCCGTTCTTCGCGAGGCCCATTGCCCGGCGCATCGGCGAGACGTTGCAGCGCGGTTTTATCGATCCGCAACTGAAGCTGCATTTCGGCTATATCGAGAGCGAACTCGCGAAGTCGCCGTGGTTCGCGGGCGATACCTTCAGCGCCGCCGACGTTCAGATGAGCTTCCCGCTCGAAGCAGGCAGCCAGCGGACGGGCGCCAAGGATTGGCCGCATATCCGCGCGTTTCTCGAACGCATTCACGCGCGGCCGGCTTATCGGCGCGCATTGGAGCGCGGCGGCCGCTACGACTACGCAGGCTAG
- a CDS encoding cold-shock protein, with product MATGTVKWFNDTKGFGFIKPDDGSPDVFAHFSEIRADGYKSLQENQKVLFEVRQGPKGLQAANIQPQ from the coding sequence ATGGCAACTGGCACTGTGAAATGGTTCAACGACACGAAGGGCTTCGGGTTCATCAAGCCGGATGACGGCAGCCCTGACGTGTTCGCGCATTTCTCGGAAATCCGGGCGGACGGCTACAAGTCGCTGCAAGAAAATCAGAAGGTGCTGTTCGAAGTGCGCCAGGGTCCCAAGGGCCTGCAAGCCGCGAACATCCAGCCGCAGTAA
- a CDS encoding DUF6622 family protein: MSFQAILAGTPAWVWVLLAVLISRGLKAMKGGTAPLSKLAVVPAIFAAWGLLHVVTGPDAGWEPAATWLIGGAIGSGIGAMLAKNSAIAVDRVRRTVTVPGSIVPMLLILATFASKFFIGFELATGAGIESTWAVLSALISGVVAGVFAGRFLVYWLALRPAAALLERV; this comes from the coding sequence ATGTCCTTTCAAGCAATCTTGGCCGGCACGCCGGCATGGGTCTGGGTGTTGTTGGCGGTGCTCATTTCGCGCGGCCTCAAAGCGATGAAAGGCGGCACGGCGCCGCTCTCGAAGCTCGCGGTCGTGCCGGCAATCTTCGCCGCGTGGGGCTTGCTGCATGTCGTCACGGGGCCGGACGCCGGCTGGGAACCGGCAGCGACGTGGCTGATCGGCGGCGCAATAGGCAGCGGCATCGGCGCGATGCTGGCGAAGAACAGCGCTATCGCCGTGGACCGCGTGCGGCGCACCGTCACCGTGCCGGGTTCCATCGTGCCTATGCTGCTTATCCTCGCGACGTTCGCATCGAAATTCTTCATCGGCTTTGAACTGGCGACCGGCGCTGGGATCGAGTCAACGTGGGCCGTGCTCAGCGCGCTGATTTCGGGCGTGGTCGCGGGAGTCTTCGCGGGGCGCTTCCTGGTCTACTGGCTGGCGCTGCGCCCGGCGGCGGCTTTGTTGGAACGCGTGTGA
- a CDS encoding response regulator, which produces MMNEVARLGHARIVLIEDDPESRESLQMLLEEEGAQVVAVADAEDGAETATRVLPDAVICDLDLPGMDGFYLIQRLRDHEIRGNLPPSVAIALTGHDGDEYRLRSIGEGFQHFMTKPAHPDELVTLIQDALNARVVT; this is translated from the coding sequence ATGATGAACGAAGTGGCAAGACTGGGGCATGCGCGGATCGTACTCATCGAAGACGATCCCGAAAGCAGGGAATCACTGCAGATGTTGCTGGAAGAAGAAGGCGCGCAAGTCGTCGCCGTGGCCGACGCCGAAGACGGCGCGGAAACCGCGACCCGTGTGCTGCCCGATGCGGTGATCTGCGATCTCGACCTTCCTGGAATGGACGGTTTCTACCTTATCCAACGTTTGCGCGACCACGAAATACGCGGGAATCTGCCGCCTTCGGTCGCCATCGCGCTCACCGGGCACGACGGCGACGAGTACCGATTACGTAGCATCGGGGAGGGCTTTCAGCACTTCATGACCAAGCCCGCGCACCCGGACGAACTCGTCACGCTGATTCAGGACGCGCTCAACGCGCGTGTCGTGACCTGA
- a CDS encoding DOPA 4,5-dioxygenase family protein gives MAPDNAPSVSGWHAHVYFDAASRDAAWQFRQVIAERFAGDLESGALTLGRFHERPVGPHPLWSFQLGFGSERLTAMLEWLALNHGELDVFMHPNTGDDLRDHRDSAVWIGRSHELVLTAFSR, from the coding sequence ATGGCACCCGACAACGCGCCTTCGGTATCAGGCTGGCATGCGCATGTCTATTTCGACGCCGCGAGCCGCGACGCGGCGTGGCAGTTTCGGCAGGTAATCGCGGAGCGGTTCGCCGGCGACCTCGAAAGCGGCGCGCTGACGCTCGGCCGCTTTCACGAGCGTCCCGTCGGACCTCATCCGCTATGGTCTTTTCAGCTCGGATTCGGCAGCGAGCGACTGACGGCAATGCTCGAATGGCTCGCGCTGAATCACGGCGAACTGGATGTGTTCATGCATCCGAACACGGGCGACGATCTGCGCGACCATCGCGATTCGGCGGTGTGGATCGGCCGTTCGCACGAACTCGTGCTCACGGCCTTTTCCCGCTAG
- a CDS encoding helix-turn-helix domain-containing protein, producing the protein MVSETSSLESLAVAERVRELMSRHGIGKRQQTAELCRILDLSFSQGHRKLRGNSPWTLAQIRRVADAFDEPALQLFDSIDTRPDETEGTAHDAVLKLGSVEIPCTAWIGDALDAGSRPDFIAQKVNGRWIVTRHEGVLLQQASDVHKIEIQPRRADTEKPVIAVVDDDHASADNLHDYLEMTGFTAMAFYGLDAFLEALQSQVFDAVVIDWLFGAHTSAGAIQAVRESDNPDAPIFVLTGELTTGKASESEISQIIRDYNVACFEKPARLGILVADLSKRLLRN; encoded by the coding sequence ATGGTCTCTGAAACCTCTTCACTGGAATCGCTCGCCGTCGCCGAGCGCGTGCGCGAGCTGATGAGCCGTCACGGCATCGGCAAGCGTCAGCAGACGGCCGAACTGTGCCGCATTCTCGATCTGAGCTTTTCGCAAGGGCACCGCAAGCTGCGCGGCAACAGCCCGTGGACGCTCGCGCAGATTCGCCGCGTCGCCGACGCCTTCGACGAGCCCGCGCTCCAGCTCTTCGACAGCATCGATACGCGCCCCGACGAAACCGAAGGCACCGCCCACGACGCCGTGTTGAAGCTCGGCTCGGTCGAGATTCCATGCACCGCGTGGATCGGCGATGCACTGGACGCGGGCAGCCGGCCCGATTTCATTGCGCAGAAAGTGAACGGCCGCTGGATCGTCACGCGCCACGAGGGCGTGCTGTTGCAGCAAGCGAGCGACGTCCACAAGATCGAGATACAGCCGCGCCGCGCGGATACCGAGAAGCCCGTGATCGCGGTCGTCGATGACGATCACGCGTCGGCCGACAATCTGCACGACTATCTGGAAATGACCGGCTTCACCGCGATGGCCTTCTACGGCCTCGACGCGTTTCTGGAGGCGCTGCAGTCGCAGGTCTTCGATGCCGTGGTGATCGACTGGCTGTTCGGCGCGCACACGTCGGCGGGCGCGATACAGGCGGTGCGGGAGTCCGACAATCCCGACGCGCCGATCTTCGTGCTCACCGGCGAGCTCACGACCGGCAAGGCGAGCGAATCGGAAATCAGCCAGATCATCCGCGATTACAACGTCGCGTGCTTCGAGAAGCCGGCGCGGCTCGGCATTCTGGTGGCCGACCTGTCGAAGCGGCTGTTGCGGAACTAA
- a CDS encoding helix-turn-helix domain-containing protein — protein MSTTAPLAGSASPRAFEGIASPRASALQDMLAHFALLAPVFDAMPDIVFFVKDREARYAMVNSTLARRCGHKDDKTALIGKTAEDVFPRRFGRIYTAQDQAIIAQGVQLIDQLELHLYPGREPGWCMTCKQPLHDAEGRIVGLAGISRDLQAAESTHPAYSRLAAVVQHIQENYVQPLNMRDLAKMADMSIAQLERYFHKVFHLTPRQVLLKTRLDAATALLVTHDKVTDVAALCGYTDHSAFTRQFKATVGITPTEYRALVQTSAPRVEQYANV, from the coding sequence ATGAGCACGACCGCACCCCTTGCCGGCAGCGCCTCGCCTCGCGCGTTCGAGGGCATCGCGTCGCCCCGTGCCTCCGCCTTGCAGGACATGCTTGCGCACTTCGCGCTGCTCGCGCCGGTGTTCGACGCCATGCCCGACATCGTGTTCTTCGTGAAGGACCGCGAAGCGCGTTACGCCATGGTCAACAGCACGCTCGCGCGGCGCTGCGGCCACAAGGACGACAAGACCGCGCTCATCGGCAAGACCGCCGAAGACGTGTTTCCGCGCCGCTTCGGGCGGATCTACACGGCGCAGGATCAGGCGATCATCGCGCAGGGCGTGCAACTGATCGATCAGCTGGAACTGCATCTCTACCCCGGACGCGAGCCCGGCTGGTGCATGACCTGCAAGCAGCCGCTGCACGATGCAGAGGGACGTATCGTCGGGCTGGCCGGCATTTCGCGCGACTTGCAGGCGGCCGAAAGCACGCACCCGGCGTATAGCCGGCTCGCGGCCGTCGTGCAGCACATTCAGGAAAATTACGTGCAGCCGCTCAATATGCGCGACCTCGCGAAGATGGCAGACATGTCCATCGCGCAACTCGAACGGTACTTCCACAAGGTCTTCCATCTGACGCCGCGGCAAGTGCTGCTCAAGACGCGGCTCGATGCCGCCACCGCGCTCTTGGTGACGCACGACAAAGTGACCGATGTCGCCGCGCTCTGCGGCTACACGGACCACAGCGCCTTCACGCGCCAGTTCAAGGCGACCGTCGGCATCACGCCGACGGAATACCGGGCCTTGGTGCAGACAAGCGCGCCGCGCGTCGAACAGTATGCAAACGTCTGA
- a CDS encoding ATP-binding domain-containing protein, whose translation MARIVPDDWKNLEATGAAARELETLAQLEKLPDDYTVYHGVHWTRINEGFSVFGEADFVVVAPSGRVLMIEMKAGFLRETGAGLVKVYLQKERNVAIQLARTLENLHRRFTAAFGAGTYRIEELLYCPDYTVKDAAIAGVPPGRIVDASRKAQLARVVLEILPPDEPRFEAAARIHHFLADELSLTPDTNALVGAANTLVTRLSGGLATWARRLEFKPFRLRVIATAGAGKTQLAVRVMRDALAAGKSVLYVCFNRPLADHIRAIAPKDAKIANYHQLSAAVARDAGSPPDFSQPNVFATLEERFAAVPVPEHWKTDVLIVDEGQDFQAAWVEALERLLKPDAAWWWLEDPMQNLYLREPVPLPGWTILRETTNYRSPRDLLGFIRKIVGPDVRLDAGSPFDGSDVTVSTYEDGHPDEVIEATKRAITHALSLGFRKQDIAVLSFRGREGSALTAVDHLGPHRLRAFTGTYDLFGNPEYREGDVLLESIYRFKGQSAPCVILTEVDFDTLDDQAARKVFVGATRATMKLIVVASERATHAMEALR comes from the coding sequence ATGGCCCGAATCGTTCCCGACGACTGGAAGAACCTCGAAGCGACCGGCGCCGCGGCGCGCGAACTGGAGACGCTCGCGCAACTCGAAAAGCTGCCCGACGACTACACGGTCTATCACGGCGTCCACTGGACGCGCATCAACGAAGGCTTCTCGGTTTTCGGCGAGGCGGATTTCGTCGTGGTTGCGCCGTCGGGCCGCGTACTGATGATCGAGATGAAGGCCGGCTTCCTGCGCGAAACGGGCGCAGGGCTCGTCAAGGTCTATCTGCAGAAGGAGCGCAATGTCGCCATCCAGCTTGCGCGCACGCTCGAAAACCTGCACCGGCGCTTCACGGCGGCGTTCGGCGCGGGGACGTATCGCATCGAGGAACTGCTGTATTGCCCCGACTACACGGTGAAAGACGCGGCGATCGCGGGCGTGCCGCCGGGCCGTATCGTCGATGCAAGCCGTAAGGCGCAGCTTGCGCGCGTCGTGCTGGAGATTCTGCCGCCCGACGAGCCGCGCTTCGAAGCCGCCGCGCGCATCCACCACTTTCTCGCCGATGAACTCTCGCTCACGCCGGACACGAACGCGCTCGTCGGCGCGGCGAACACGCTCGTCACGCGGCTGTCGGGCGGACTCGCGACGTGGGCGAGGCGCCTCGAATTCAAGCCGTTCCGTCTGCGCGTGATCGCGACGGCGGGCGCGGGCAAGACGCAGCTCGCCGTGCGCGTGATGCGCGACGCGCTGGCCGCCGGCAAGAGCGTGCTGTACGTCTGCTTCAATCGGCCGCTCGCGGACCATATTCGCGCCATCGCGCCGAAAGACGCGAAGATCGCGAATTATCATCAACTGAGCGCAGCGGTTGCGCGCGATGCCGGCAGCCCGCCGGATTTCAGCCAGCCCAACGTCTTCGCGACGCTCGAAGAACGCTTCGCGGCCGTGCCCGTGCCGGAGCACTGGAAGACGGATGTGCTGATCGTCGACGAAGGCCAGGATTTTCAGGCCGCGTGGGTCGAGGCGCTCGAACGGCTGCTCAAGCCCGATGCGGCGTGGTGGTGGCTCGAAGATCCGATGCAGAACCTCTATCTGCGCGAGCCGGTGCCGCTGCCCGGCTGGACCATCCTGCGCGAAACCACCAACTATCGCAGTCCGCGTGACTTGCTCGGCTTTATCCGCAAGATCGTCGGGCCGGATGTGCGGCTCGATGCGGGCAGTCCTTTCGACGGCTCGGACGTCACCGTTTCCACCTACGAGGACGGCCATCCGGACGAAGTCATCGAAGCTACGAAGCGCGCCATCACGCATGCGCTGTCGCTCGGCTTCCGCAAGCAGGACATCGCGGTGCTGTCGTTTCGCGGGCGCGAGGGTTCGGCGCTCACGGCCGTAGATCATCTTGGGCCGCACCGGCTGCGCGCGTTCACCGGAACGTACGATCTCTTCGGCAATCCTGAGTATCGCGAGGGCGACGTGCTGCTGGAGTCGATCTATCGCTTCAAGGGGCAATCCGCGCCGTGCGTGATCCTCACCGAAGTCGACTTCGACACGCTCGACGATCAGGCGGCGCGCAAAGTGTTCGTCGGCGCGACCCGGGCGACGATGAAGCTCATCGTGGTCGCCTCCGAACGCGCGACGCACGCGATGGAAGCGTTGCGCTAG